The Mycolicibacterium smegmatis genome has a window encoding:
- the kstR2 gene encoding TetR family transcriptional regulator KstR2, which produces MAPDTPSQPASRRDELLQLAATMFADRGLKATTVRDIADSAGILSGSLYHHFKSKEQMVEEVLRDFLDWLFGRYQQILDTATSPLEKLTGLFMASFEAIEHRHAQVVIYQDEAKRLSDLPQFDFVETRNKEQRKMWVDILQEGVADGSFRPDLDVDLVYRFIRDTTWVSVRWYKPGGPLSAEQVGQQYLAIVLGGITQSQGDKHA; this is translated from the coding sequence ATGGCGCCGGATACGCCCAGCCAGCCGGCTAGCAGACGCGATGAGCTGCTGCAGCTCGCCGCCACCATGTTCGCCGACCGCGGCCTCAAGGCCACGACGGTCCGCGACATCGCCGACTCCGCAGGCATTCTCTCGGGCAGCCTGTACCACCATTTCAAGTCCAAAGAGCAGATGGTCGAAGAGGTCCTGCGGGACTTCCTGGACTGGCTGTTCGGCCGCTACCAGCAGATCCTCGACACCGCGACCAGCCCGCTGGAGAAGCTGACGGGCCTGTTCATGGCGTCGTTCGAGGCCATCGAGCACCGGCATGCCCAGGTGGTCATCTACCAGGACGAGGCCAAGCGGCTCTCGGACCTGCCGCAGTTCGACTTCGTCGAGACGCGCAACAAAGAGCAGCGCAAGATGTGGGTCGACATCTTGCAGGAGGGCGTCGCCGACGGCTCGTTCCGTCCCGACCTCGATGTCGACCTGGTCTACCGGTTCATCCGGGACACCACATGGGTTTCGGTTCGCTGGTACAAACCGGGCGGGCCCCTTTCGGCCGAACAGGTCGGCCAGCAGTACCTCGCCATCGTTCTCGGCGGAATCACGCAGTCA
- the ipdF gene encoding (5R,7aS)-5-hydroxy-7a-methyl-1-oxo-2,3,5,6,7,7a-hexahydro-1H-indene-carboxyl-CoA reductase has protein sequence MNLSEAPKEIDGHGLLKGKVVLVTAAAGTGIGSTTARRALLEGADVVISDYHERRLGETRDQLADLGLGRVEAVVCDVTSTEAVDALITQTVEKAGRLDVLVNNAGLGGQTPVVDMTDEEWDRVLNVTLTSVMRATRAALRYFRGVDHGGVIVNNASVLGWRAQHSQSHYAAAKAGVMALTRCSAIEAVEFGVRINAVSPSIARHKFLEKTSSSELLDRLASDEAFGRAAEPWEVAATIAFLASDYSSYMTGEVVSVSSQRA, from the coding sequence ATGAATCTGTCGGAGGCCCCGAAAGAGATTGACGGGCACGGTCTTCTGAAGGGCAAGGTGGTCCTGGTGACCGCCGCCGCCGGTACCGGCATCGGCTCGACCACCGCGCGGCGTGCGCTGCTCGAGGGTGCCGACGTGGTGATCTCCGACTACCACGAGCGCAGGCTGGGGGAGACCCGCGATCAGCTGGCCGACCTGGGCCTGGGACGTGTCGAAGCCGTCGTGTGTGACGTGACCTCCACCGAGGCCGTCGATGCGCTGATCACCCAGACCGTCGAGAAGGCCGGACGGCTGGATGTGCTGGTCAACAACGCCGGCCTGGGCGGGCAGACACCCGTCGTCGACATGACAGACGAGGAGTGGGACCGCGTCCTCAACGTCACGCTCACCTCGGTCATGCGCGCCACGCGGGCCGCGTTGCGGTACTTCCGCGGCGTCGACCACGGCGGTGTCATCGTCAACAACGCGAGCGTGCTGGGTTGGCGCGCACAGCATTCGCAGTCGCACTACGCGGCCGCGAAAGCCGGTGTCATGGCCCTGACGCGCTGCAGCGCGATCGAGGCCGTCGAGTTCGGCGTACGCATCAACGCCGTGTCGCCGAGCATCGCGCGGCACAAGTTCCTGGAGAAGACGTCGTCCTCGGAACTGCTGGACCGCCTGGCCAGTGACGAGGCGTTCGGCCGCGCGGCCGAACCGTGGGAAGTCGCGGCGACCATCGCCTTCCTCGCGAGTGACTACTCCAGTTACATGACCGGAGAGGTCGTCTCGGTGTCCAGCCAGCGGGCCTGA
- the ipdE1 gene encoding acyl-CoA dehydrogenase IpdE1, whose product MIEVQEFRAEVRQWLADNLVGDFAALKGLGGPGREHEAFEERRAWNQHLAAAGLTCLGWPVEHGGRGLSVAHRVAFYEEYARANAPDKVNHFGEELLGPTLIEYGTPEQQKRFLPKILDVTELWCQGYSEPNAGSDLANVSTTAELVGDAEASGATGNQYWVINGQKVWTSLAHWAQWCFVVARTEKGSKRHAGLSYLLVPLDQPGVEIRPINQLTGDSEFNEVFFDDARTEAGLVVGQPGDGWRVAMGTLTFERGVSTLGQQIRYAREHSNLVELAKRTGAADDPLIRERLVQSWTGLQAMRSYALATMDVEQPGQDNVSKLLWANWHRELGEIAMDVQGMAGLTLENGEFDEWQRLYLFSRADTIYGGSNEIQRNIIAERVLGLPREVKG is encoded by the coding sequence GTGATAGAGGTCCAGGAGTTCCGGGCCGAGGTCCGGCAGTGGCTCGCAGACAATCTCGTCGGCGATTTCGCCGCGCTCAAAGGACTCGGCGGCCCCGGGCGGGAGCATGAGGCATTCGAGGAACGTCGTGCGTGGAATCAGCATCTGGCGGCGGCAGGTCTGACCTGCCTCGGCTGGCCCGTCGAGCACGGGGGCCGCGGGCTTTCGGTTGCGCACCGCGTCGCGTTCTATGAGGAGTACGCCCGCGCCAACGCGCCGGACAAGGTCAACCACTTCGGTGAGGAGCTGCTCGGTCCCACGCTGATCGAGTACGGCACCCCCGAGCAGCAGAAACGCTTCCTCCCGAAGATCCTCGACGTCACCGAGCTGTGGTGCCAGGGTTACTCCGAGCCCAACGCGGGCAGTGATCTGGCGAACGTGTCGACCACGGCCGAGCTGGTCGGCGACGCTGAGGCGAGCGGAGCGACGGGGAATCAGTACTGGGTGATCAACGGCCAGAAGGTGTGGACGTCGCTCGCGCACTGGGCGCAGTGGTGCTTTGTGGTGGCCCGCACCGAGAAGGGCTCCAAGCGTCACGCGGGGTTGTCCTATCTGTTGGTGCCGCTCGATCAGCCCGGCGTCGAGATCCGGCCCATCAACCAGCTCACCGGCGATTCCGAGTTCAACGAGGTGTTCTTCGACGACGCGCGCACCGAGGCGGGCCTCGTGGTGGGTCAGCCCGGTGACGGCTGGCGCGTCGCGATGGGCACGCTGACCTTCGAGCGCGGCGTGTCCACGCTCGGGCAGCAGATCCGTTATGCCCGCGAGCATTCCAACCTGGTCGAATTGGCCAAGCGCACCGGCGCGGCCGACGATCCGCTGATCCGCGAGCGGCTGGTGCAATCCTGGACCGGGCTGCAGGCCATGCGGTCGTATGCGCTGGCCACCATGGATGTGGAACAGCCCGGGCAGGACAACGTGTCGAAGCTGTTGTGGGCCAACTGGCATCGAGAACTCGGCGAGATCGCCATGGACGTGCAGGGCATGGCCGGGCTCACGCTCGAGAACGGCGAGTTCGACGAGTGGCAGCGGCTCTACCTGTTCTCCCGCGCGGACACCATCTACGGCGGGTCCAACGAGATTCAGCGCAACATCATCGCCGAGCGCGTGCTCGGCCTACCCCGAGAGGTCAAGGGATGA
- the fadD3 gene encoding 3-((3aS,4S,7aS)-7a-methyl-1,5-dioxo-octahydro-1H-inden-4-yl)propanoate--CoA ligase FadD3 has protein sequence MTSAVGHACSDRGVRTVPAVLDRIAAQFPDHDAVVCPDRRLTYAQLRDEVRRAAAAMITLGVEPGDRIAIWSPNTWHWVVASLATHYAGGVVVPLNTRYTASEATDILLRTGAPLLIASGKFLGADKTADLDRATLPALRHIVRVPIDENDGTWDEFIARADDATLAEVDARAAAVSPDDVSDILFTSGTTGRSKGVRCAHRQSLDGSAAWAECGQVSSTDRYLCINPFFHNFGYKAGILACLQTGATLYPMLTFDPEQTMKAVAEHKITVLPGPPTIYQTLLDHPRRGDYDLSSLRFAVTGAAVVPVVLIERMQSELDIDIVLTAYGLTEAAGFGTMCRPDDDAVTVATTCGRPIADFELRLDDSGEVLLRGPNVMLGYLDDEAATAAAIDADGWLHTGDIGKLDAAGNLTITDRLKDMYICGGFNVYPAEIEQVLARLDGVAESAVIGVPDERLGEVGKAFVVAKPGAQLDQATVIAYAREHLANFKVPRSVEFLDALPRNPGGKVVKPALREKV, from the coding sequence ATGACGAGCGCCGTTGGTCACGCGTGCAGCGACCGGGGGGTCAGAACCGTTCCAGCGGTGCTGGACCGGATCGCTGCGCAGTTCCCCGACCACGACGCCGTGGTCTGCCCCGATCGTCGGTTGACCTATGCGCAGTTGCGCGACGAGGTCCGCCGCGCGGCCGCGGCGATGATCACCCTGGGCGTCGAACCCGGCGATCGGATCGCCATCTGGTCGCCGAACACCTGGCACTGGGTGGTGGCGAGCCTGGCCACGCACTATGCCGGCGGCGTCGTCGTCCCGCTGAACACGCGCTACACCGCGAGCGAGGCCACCGACATCCTCCTACGCACGGGCGCGCCATTGTTGATCGCGTCCGGCAAGTTCCTGGGCGCCGACAAGACAGCCGATCTGGACCGCGCCACGCTGCCCGCGCTGCGGCACATCGTGCGTGTGCCGATCGACGAAAACGACGGCACCTGGGACGAATTCATCGCGCGTGCCGACGACGCGACGCTGGCCGAGGTCGACGCCCGCGCTGCCGCGGTGTCGCCCGACGACGTCTCCGACATCCTGTTCACCTCCGGCACCACGGGCCGCAGCAAGGGTGTGCGCTGTGCGCACCGGCAGTCGCTCGACGGTTCGGCGGCGTGGGCCGAATGCGGCCAGGTCAGCAGCACCGACCGCTACCTGTGCATCAACCCGTTCTTCCACAACTTCGGGTACAAGGCCGGGATCCTGGCATGCCTGCAGACCGGCGCGACTCTCTACCCGATGCTGACGTTCGACCCCGAGCAGACGATGAAAGCGGTTGCCGAGCACAAGATCACGGTGCTGCCGGGCCCGCCGACCATCTACCAGACACTGCTCGACCACCCGCGCCGCGGCGACTACGACCTGAGTTCGTTGCGGTTCGCGGTGACCGGCGCTGCCGTGGTTCCTGTGGTGCTCATCGAGCGCATGCAGTCCGAACTCGACATCGACATCGTGCTCACCGCCTACGGGCTGACCGAGGCCGCCGGGTTCGGCACGATGTGCCGCCCCGACGACGACGCGGTCACCGTCGCCACCACGTGCGGCCGGCCGATCGCCGATTTCGAACTGCGCCTCGATGATTCGGGCGAGGTGCTTTTGCGCGGGCCCAACGTGATGCTCGGTTACCTCGACGACGAGGCGGCCACAGCCGCGGCGATCGACGCCGACGGGTGGCTGCACACCGGTGACATCGGCAAGCTCGACGCCGCGGGCAACCTCACCATCACCGATCGGCTCAAGGACATGTACATCTGCGGCGGGTTCAACGTGTACCCCGCCGAGATCGAGCAGGTCCTCGCGCGCCTGGACGGTGTGGCCGAGTCCGCGGTGATCGGTGTGCCCGACGAACGCCTCGGCGAGGTGGGCAAGGCGTTCGTCGTCGCCAAACCCGGCGCACAATTGGACCAGGCCACCGTGATCGCCTATGCCCGTGAGCATCTGGCGAACTTCAAGGTGCCACGATCGGTCGAGTTCCTGGACGCGCTGCCACGCAATCCGGGTGGGAAAGTGGTCAAGCCGGCCCTACGGGAGAAGGTGTGA
- a CDS encoding acyl-CoA dehydrogenase family protein, with the protein MDLKFDEETEAFRAEVREFLAANRENFPTKSYDTKEGFEQHRRWDKVLFDAGLSVIAWPKKYGGRDATLLQWVVFEEEYFRAGAPGRASANGTSMLAPTLFAHGTEEQLDRVLPKMASGEEIWAQAWSEPESGSDLASLRSTATKTDGGWLLNGQKIWSSRAVFGERGFGLFRSDPEAQRHKGLTYFMFDLKAEGVTVRPIAQLGGDTGFGEIFFDDVFVPDNDVIGGVHDGWRAAMSTSSNERGMSLRSPARFLAPAERLVERWKENPDPAFTDRVADAWIKAQAYRLHTFGTVTRLANGGELGAESSVTKVFWSDLDVALHQTALDLAGADGELVGNWTDGLLFALGGPIYAGTNEIQRNIIAERLLGLPRESAGKSK; encoded by the coding sequence ATGGACCTGAAGTTCGACGAGGAGACCGAGGCCTTTCGGGCCGAGGTCCGCGAATTCCTCGCCGCCAACCGGGAGAATTTCCCGACGAAGTCGTACGACACCAAGGAAGGTTTCGAACAGCACCGCCGCTGGGACAAGGTGCTTTTCGACGCGGGCCTGTCGGTGATCGCGTGGCCGAAGAAATACGGCGGCCGCGACGCGACGCTGCTGCAATGGGTGGTGTTCGAGGAGGAGTACTTCCGCGCCGGCGCCCCCGGCCGCGCCAGCGCCAACGGCACCTCGATGCTCGCGCCGACGCTGTTCGCCCACGGCACCGAGGAACAACTCGACCGTGTGCTTCCGAAAATGGCCAGTGGCGAGGAGATCTGGGCCCAGGCCTGGTCGGAACCCGAATCCGGTAGCGACCTTGCGTCGCTGCGGTCGACGGCCACCAAGACCGACGGCGGCTGGCTGCTCAACGGGCAGAAGATCTGGAGCTCGCGTGCGGTGTTCGGCGAGCGCGGCTTCGGGTTGTTCCGGTCTGATCCCGAGGCGCAGCGCCACAAGGGCCTGACCTACTTCATGTTCGACCTCAAGGCCGAAGGCGTCACGGTGCGGCCGATCGCGCAGCTCGGCGGCGACACCGGGTTCGGCGAGATCTTCTTCGACGACGTGTTCGTGCCCGACAACGACGTGATCGGCGGGGTGCACGACGGCTGGCGGGCCGCGATGAGCACGTCAAGCAACGAGCGCGGCATGTCGCTGCGCAGCCCGGCGCGCTTCCTGGCCCCGGCCGAGCGCCTGGTCGAACGGTGGAAAGAAAACCCCGATCCGGCGTTCACCGATCGGGTCGCGGACGCGTGGATCAAGGCCCAGGCCTATCGGCTGCACACGTTCGGGACCGTCACGCGGCTGGCGAACGGTGGTGAGCTGGGCGCCGAATCGTCGGTGACCAAGGTGTTCTGGTCGGATCTCGACGTGGCGCTGCACCAGACCGCGCTGGACCTGGCGGGTGCCGACGGCGAGCTGGTGGGCAACTGGACCGACGGTCTGCTGTTCGCGCTGGGTGGTCCGATCTACGCGGGCACCAACGAGATCCAGCGCAACATCATCGCCGAACGGCTGCTTGGCCTGCCGCGCGAATCTGCGGGAAAGAGCAAATGA
- a CDS encoding acyl-CoA dehydrogenase family protein produces MNFETDEQQRDFAASIDAALGAADVPAAVRAWGEGDTAPGRKVWAQLTDLGVTALLVPEKFDGIEAHPTDLVVALERLGYWGVPGPVTESIAVAPILLADDERCGALASGELIATVALPPQVPRAVDADTAGLILLAQDGQVHDGSAGASHESVDPTRKLFDVAASGDARTADTATAYEFGVLATAAQLVGAGQAMLDQAVEYAKQRTQFGRVIGSYQAIKHKLADVHIAVELARPLVYGAALSLADGSSDTARDVSAAKVAAADAALLAARSALQTHGAIGFTQEHDLSLLLLRVQALRPAWGDPALHRRRVLEGLS; encoded by the coding sequence ATGAACTTCGAAACCGACGAACAGCAGCGGGATTTCGCCGCGAGCATCGACGCCGCGCTCGGCGCCGCCGACGTGCCCGCCGCGGTCCGCGCGTGGGGTGAGGGTGACACCGCGCCGGGCCGCAAGGTCTGGGCACAGCTGACCGATCTCGGGGTGACCGCGCTGCTGGTCCCCGAGAAGTTCGACGGCATCGAGGCCCACCCGACCGATCTGGTGGTCGCGCTCGAGCGGCTCGGCTACTGGGGTGTGCCCGGACCGGTCACCGAATCCATCGCCGTCGCGCCCATTCTCCTGGCCGACGACGAGCGCTGCGGTGCGCTGGCCTCGGGTGAGCTGATCGCCACGGTGGCGCTGCCGCCGCAGGTGCCTCGCGCCGTCGACGCCGACACCGCGGGCCTGATCCTTCTGGCGCAGGACGGGCAGGTGCACGACGGCAGCGCGGGAGCAAGCCACGAATCCGTCGACCCCACGCGCAAGCTGTTCGACGTCGCGGCGTCCGGCGACGCCCGTACTGCCGACACCGCCACGGCCTACGAGTTCGGCGTGCTGGCCACGGCCGCCCAGTTGGTGGGTGCCGGTCAGGCGATGCTCGACCAGGCCGTCGAATATGCCAAGCAGCGCACGCAATTCGGCCGCGTCATCGGGTCCTACCAGGCCATCAAGCACAAGCTGGCCGATGTCCACATCGCCGTCGAATTGGCCCGCCCGCTGGTGTACGGCGCGGCGCTGTCGCTGGCCGACGGCTCATCTGACACCGCCCGCGACGTGAGCGCAGCCAAGGTGGCTGCCGCGGACGCGGCGCTACTGGCCGCCAGGTCGGCCCTGCAAACCCACGGCGCGATCGGGTTCACGCAGGAACACGACCTGTCGTTGTTGTTGCTGCGGGTGCAGGCTTTGCGCCCGGCTTGGGGGGATCCGGCGCTACACCGCCGCAGAGTACTGGAGGGCCTGTCGTGA
- the ipdE2 gene encoding acyl-CoA dehydrogenase IpdE2 — protein sequence MSEERELLRETVAALVEKHASPEAVRAAMESELGYDPNLWRLLCEQVGAAALVIPEEFGGAGGELADAAVVLEELGKALVPTPLLGTTLAEIALLSVGRTEPLEELAEGAKIGTVVFNPEFVINGDIADIMIAADGETLTQWDTFTAQPKPTMDMTRRLASVIPGATTTLGDDQGLADTAALLMAAEQIGAASRCLDLTVAYSKDRVQFGRPIGSFQALKHRMADLYVKVASARAVVHDSIATPSSTSAALARYFASEALSAVTSEAVQIHGGIAITWEHDIQLYFKRAHGSAQLLGPPREQLRRLEAEVF from the coding sequence GTGAGTGAAGAACGCGAACTACTACGCGAGACCGTCGCCGCGTTGGTGGAGAAACACGCATCGCCGGAGGCGGTGCGTGCGGCGATGGAATCCGAGCTGGGCTATGACCCTAACCTGTGGCGCCTGTTGTGCGAGCAGGTCGGCGCCGCAGCGCTGGTGATCCCCGAGGAGTTCGGCGGCGCCGGCGGCGAACTGGCCGATGCCGCAGTGGTTCTGGAAGAGCTGGGCAAGGCCCTGGTGCCGACGCCGCTGCTGGGCACCACGCTCGCCGAGATCGCGCTGCTGTCCGTGGGACGCACCGAACCGCTCGAAGAGCTCGCCGAGGGCGCCAAGATCGGGACCGTGGTGTTCAACCCCGAGTTCGTGATCAACGGCGACATCGCAGACATCATGATCGCCGCCGATGGTGAAACCCTCACGCAGTGGGACACTTTCACCGCGCAGCCCAAGCCCACCATGGACATGACGCGTCGTCTCGCGTCGGTGATTCCCGGCGCGACCACGACGCTCGGTGACGACCAGGGCCTTGCAGACACCGCGGCGCTGCTCATGGCCGCCGAGCAGATCGGTGCGGCGTCGCGATGCCTGGACCTGACCGTCGCCTACAGCAAGGACCGTGTGCAGTTCGGCAGGCCGATCGGCAGCTTCCAGGCGCTCAAGCACCGCATGGCAGACCTGTACGTCAAGGTCGCCTCGGCACGCGCCGTCGTGCACGATTCCATCGCGACCCCGTCATCGACGTCGGCCGCGCTGGCACGTTACTTCGCCAGCGAGGCACTGTCGGCGGTGACCTCGGAGGCCGTCCAGATCCACGGCGGTATCGCGATCACGTGGGAACACGACATTCAGCTGTACTTCAAGCGTGCCCACGGCAGCGCCCAGCTGCTCGGCCCGCCGCGTGAGCAGCTGCGCCGGCTCGAAGCCGAGGTGTTCTGA
- a CDS encoding aminotransferase class I/II-fold pyridoxal phosphate-dependent enzyme, whose amino-acid sequence MNDRVALRAGVPPFYVMDVWQAAAERQRTHGDLVNLSAGQPSAGAPAPVRDAAAAALGRNQLGYTVALGIPELREQIAQTYHTRHDIDVGVDDVVLTTGSSGGFLLTFLACFDVGDRVAITSPGYPCYRNILSALGCEVVEIPCGPETRFQPTAAMLEALDPPVQGVIVASPANPTGTVIAPEELAAIARWCDASGARLVSDEIYHGLVYEGAPETTCAWETSRNAVVVNSFSKYFAMTGWRLGWLLVPEKLRRAVDCLTGNFTICPPALAQYAALAAFTPESLAEAEGLLTHYAENRHLLLNGLRGLGIDKLAPTDGAFYVYADVSKYTDNSLQFCEKLLNDTGVAIAPGIDFDTVRGNSYVRLSFAGPTHDIEEALRRIGPWLG is encoded by the coding sequence ATGAACGACCGCGTCGCACTTCGGGCAGGGGTTCCACCGTTCTACGTGATGGACGTGTGGCAGGCCGCGGCCGAACGCCAGCGCACCCACGGTGACCTGGTCAATCTGTCCGCGGGCCAGCCGAGTGCGGGAGCCCCTGCCCCGGTGCGCGACGCGGCCGCCGCAGCACTCGGCCGCAACCAGCTCGGCTACACCGTCGCACTGGGCATCCCCGAGTTGCGGGAGCAGATCGCGCAGACCTACCACACCCGTCACGACATCGACGTCGGTGTCGACGACGTCGTGTTGACCACGGGATCATCGGGCGGGTTCCTGCTGACGTTCCTGGCGTGTTTCGACGTGGGTGACCGCGTGGCGATCACGAGCCCCGGCTACCCCTGCTACCGCAACATCCTGTCCGCGCTGGGGTGTGAGGTCGTGGAGATCCCGTGCGGCCCCGAGACCCGGTTCCAGCCGACCGCCGCGATGCTGGAGGCGCTCGATCCCCCGGTGCAGGGGGTGATCGTCGCAAGCCCGGCCAACCCCACGGGCACCGTGATCGCACCCGAGGAACTGGCGGCCATCGCGCGGTGGTGCGACGCGTCGGGGGCGCGCCTGGTCAGTGACGAGATCTACCACGGCCTGGTGTACGAGGGCGCCCCGGAGACCACATGCGCATGGGAGACGTCGCGAAATGCCGTGGTGGTCAACAGCTTCTCGAAGTACTTCGCGATGACGGGCTGGCGACTGGGCTGGCTGCTGGTGCCGGAGAAGCTGCGTCGCGCGGTCGACTGCCTGACCGGCAACTTCACGATCTGCCCGCCCGCGCTGGCGCAGTACGCGGCGCTGGCCGCGTTCACGCCCGAGTCACTGGCCGAGGCCGAGGGTCTGCTGACGCACTACGCCGAGAACCGCCACCTGCTGCTCAACGGTCTGCGCGGCCTGGGCATCGACAAGTTGGCCCCCACCGACGGTGCGTTCTACGTGTACGCCGACGTCAGCAAGTACACCGACAACTCGCTGCAGTTCTGCGAGAAGTTGTTGAACGACACAGGAGTTGCCATCGCACCGGGTATCGACTTCGACACCGTGCGAGGCAACTCCTATGTCCGGCTGTCGTTCGCGGGCCCGACGCACGACATCGAGGAGGCGCTGCGGCGCATCGGGCCCTGGCTCGGCTAG
- a CDS encoding sugar ABC transporter permease: MSIQAPSEKPTASEQPDAGGFAGDTRSDQTFGDAVRSYAQRVRGGDMGSLPAVLGLVVLFVVFGLANDRFLSALNLANLITQAGSICVLAMGLVFVLLLGDIDLSAGVAGGVAACAMALAVVNLGWPWWAAVLVAIACGAVIGLIIGVLRAKLGIPSFVVTLAFFLGLQGVTLKLIGEGGSVRVDNPVIRGLTIANLPVAVGWTIALVVVLAFAGLEIYNYRRKKALQLTHSPLGVVVARAIAVAVVVLGVTFVLSVNRSVNPRVEIRGIPYVLPLILLLLIGMTVLLRRTAYGRHIYAVGGNAEAARRAGISVDRIRVTAFIACSSLAALSGIIAASYAGKVSASSGAGNTLLYAVGAAVIGGTSLFGGKGRALDAVIGGVVVATIANGLGLLNQSSYINFLVTGGVLLLAAGVDAISRRRRSATGL, translated from the coding sequence ATGAGCATTCAGGCACCATCTGAGAAACCAACTGCCAGTGAACAACCCGACGCCGGCGGCTTCGCCGGCGACACCAGGTCCGATCAGACGTTCGGCGACGCGGTCCGCAGCTACGCCCAGCGCGTGCGGGGCGGCGACATGGGCTCGCTGCCCGCCGTCCTTGGTCTGGTCGTGCTGTTCGTCGTGTTCGGCCTGGCCAACGACCGCTTCCTGTCGGCGCTGAACCTGGCCAACCTCATCACCCAGGCCGGATCCATCTGTGTGCTCGCGATGGGTCTGGTGTTCGTCCTGCTGCTCGGCGACATCGATTTGTCCGCCGGTGTGGCAGGCGGTGTGGCGGCGTGTGCGATGGCGCTGGCCGTGGTGAACCTGGGCTGGCCGTGGTGGGCCGCGGTGCTGGTCGCCATCGCCTGTGGCGCCGTGATCGGCCTGATCATCGGCGTGCTGCGCGCCAAACTCGGTATCCCGTCGTTCGTCGTCACCCTGGCGTTCTTCCTCGGGTTGCAGGGCGTGACGCTCAAACTCATCGGTGAGGGCGGTTCGGTCCGCGTCGACAACCCGGTGATCCGCGGGCTCACGATCGCGAATCTTCCTGTGGCCGTGGGCTGGACGATCGCGCTGGTGGTGGTGCTCGCGTTCGCGGGCCTGGAGATCTACAACTACCGACGCAAGAAGGCCCTGCAGCTGACGCATTCGCCGCTCGGTGTGGTGGTCGCCCGCGCGATCGCCGTGGCCGTCGTGGTTCTCGGTGTGACGTTCGTGCTCAGCGTCAACCGCAGCGTGAATCCTCGCGTGGAGATCCGCGGCATCCCTTATGTGCTGCCGCTGATCCTGCTGTTGCTCATCGGAATGACGGTGCTGCTGCGCCGCACGGCGTACGGCAGGCACATCTACGCCGTCGGCGGCAACGCCGAGGCCGCGCGCCGCGCGGGTATCTCGGTGGACCGCATCAGGGTTACGGCGTTCATCGCGTGCTCGTCGCTCGCGGCACTGAGCGGAATCATCGCGGCGTCGTACGCGGGCAAGGTGTCGGCATCCTCGGGCGCGGGCAACACGCTGCTGTACGCGGTGGGCGCGGCCGTGATCGGTGGCACCAGCCTGTTCGGCGGTAAGGGCCGCGCCCTCGACGCGGTGATCGGTGGCGTGGTGGTCGCGACCATCGCCAACGGGCTGGGCCTGCTCAACCAGTCGTCCTACATCAACTTCCTGGTCACCGGTGGCGTGCTGCTGCTGGCCGCGGGTGTGGACGCGATCTCGCGCCGGAGACGTTCGGCCACAGGACTTTAA
- a CDS encoding ATP-binding cassette domain-containing protein has product MTPEPILELQRVNKSFGVVHVLHDVDFRVYPGQVTALVGDNGAGKSTLVKAIAGIHPIDSGTYLFEGKPVTVRTPNDVSALGIEVVYQDLALCDNLDIVENMFLGREIKVRGMLDEARMETMARDALKSLSVRTVNSVRQPVSSLSGGQRQTVAIAKSVLWNSKVVLLDEPTAALGVAQTRQVIDLVRRLAGQGLGVVLISHNMNDVFDVADRICALYLGRVAADVPAADVTHGQVVELITAGRSGNLGLAPAEAAESM; this is encoded by the coding sequence ATGACGCCAGAGCCGATTCTCGAATTACAACGCGTCAACAAGAGTTTCGGTGTCGTACACGTTCTCCACGACGTGGACTTCCGGGTATATCCGGGGCAGGTGACCGCGCTCGTCGGCGATAACGGCGCCGGTAAGTCGACGCTGGTGAAGGCGATCGCGGGCATCCACCCCATCGATTCGGGCACCTACCTGTTCGAGGGCAAACCGGTGACGGTGCGTACGCCCAACGACGTCTCGGCGCTCGGCATCGAGGTGGTGTATCAGGACCTCGCGTTGTGCGACAACCTCGACATCGTCGAGAACATGTTCCTCGGACGGGAGATCAAAGTCCGCGGCATGCTCGACGAGGCGCGCATGGAGACCATGGCGCGCGATGCGCTGAAATCGCTGTCGGTGCGCACGGTGAACTCCGTGCGCCAGCCGGTGTCGAGCCTGTCCGGCGGGCAGCGCCAGACGGTGGCCATCGCCAAGTCCGTGCTGTGGAACTCCAAGGTGGTCCTGCTCGACGAGCCGACGGCGGCACTCGGCGTCGCACAGACACGTCAGGTGATCGACCTCGTCCGCCGCCTCGCCGGCCAGGGCCTCGGCGTTGTGCTGATCTCGCACAACATGAACGACGTCTTCGACGTCGCCGACCGCATCTGCGCGCTGTACCTCGGCCGCGTCGCCGCCGACGTACCCGCGGCCGACGTGACGCACGGTCAGGTGGTCGAACTGATCACCGCGGGCCGTTCGGGCAATCTCGGTCTCGCGCCCGCCGAGGCCGCCGAGTCGATGTGA